In Microbulbifer sp. THAF38, the sequence TTTACTACCCACTTATCACCGCCAATTTCGTCAGCCGCTGCTACTGCCGCTGCCGGGGTTTCCGCTGCAATGCCTTTGGAAACCGGCAATCCGTATGCCGCAAACAGTTGTTTGCCCTGATACTCATGCAAGTTCATAGTCAATACCAATTCACATGTGAAATGTGTTTATTAATTGCAGATCACTCTGCACCTGAGACACAGAATTCAAAATTTCCGTCGTTGCAAATTTTGAATTCTGCAAATGAAACCGGGGCAGCTAATTAATGAATAATTAGTGCCCCGACATCGAAAAAACTTCTTACTTACGCTTCTTGCGATTTACGGTATGGATCGCATGGCCGTTTACACCCAGCGCCGCTTCCTTCACGGTCTCGGACAGGGTTGGGTGCGCAAATACAGTCATACCGATATCTTCGGCGCTGGAGCCGAATTCCATCGCGATCGCCACCTGCTGCACCAGGTCTGCCGCAGATGGGCCAACAATGTGAGCGCCCAGTACGCGGTCAGTTTCCGCGTGAGCGATGATTTTCACAAAGCCCTGGGTATCGTTGGCAGCCATGGCGCGACCGTTGATCGCAAACGGGAAGCTGCCTACGTTGTAGGGCTCGCCGTCGGCTTTTACCTGCTCTTCGGTGCGGCCAACCGCAGCGATCTCTGGATGGGTGTAGATCACGTTGGGGATCACATCGTAGTTCATCATCGGCTTCTGGCCGGCGATGCGCTCGGCAACCACAACACCCTCTTCAGAGGCCTTGTGTGCCAGCATCGGGCCGCGTACTACGTCGCCGACCGCCCATACGCCCGGTGCGGAAGTCATGCACAGGTCGTTGACGTAGATAAATCCACGTTCGTCCATCTTCACACCGGCATCTTCGGACAACAGACCTTCGGTGTAAGGGCGACGGCCCACACAGACGATCAACTTGTCGAAGGTTTCCTGGTGTTCCTTACCATCTTTGTCCTGGTAAGTGACGACCACTTCGTCGCCCTTCACTTCAGAGCCGGTTACACGGCAGGAAAGGCGGATATCCAGGCCCTGCTTCTTGAGAATTTTTTGGGATTCTTTGGCGACCTGCTGATCCATCACCGACAGGAACTTGTCCAGGGCTTCCAGAACCACAACCTCGGAACCCAGGCGGTTCCACACGGAGCCCAGCTCCAGGCCGATAACACCGGCACCGATCACGCCCAGACGCTTGGGTACTTTGGTGAATTCCAACGCACCGGTGGAATCGACAATAATTTTGTCATCTACTGGAGCGGGCGGAATATTTACCGGTACAGAACCGGAGGCCAAAATCACGTTTTCGGCTTCGTAAACGGTGCTGTTGCCTTCGTCGTCAGTCACTTCCACTTTCTTGTTGGCCAGCAGTCTGCCGGTGCCAAAAATGGAGGTCACCTTATTGGCGGTGAACAGGCCGGCTACACCGCCGGTCAGTTTGTTGACGATCTCGCCCTTGCGCTCGATCATCTTGCTCACATCCATCTTGACCTTGCCGACTTCAATGCCGTGCACGTCGAGCGCGTCTTTGGCCTCGTGGTACTTCCAGGAGCTGTCCAGCAGAGCCTTAGAGGGAATACAACCTACGTTCAGGCAAGTACCGCCGTTTACGTATTTGCCTTCCTTGTTTTTCCACTTTTCGATACAAGCGGTTTTCAGGCCCAGCTGAGCGGCACGGATGGCAGCGACATAACCACCAGGACCAGAGCCAATTACGATTACGTCAAATTTTTCCGACATGATCAGTTCCAGATATTTCTAATGCAGTGTGATCGAGGGGGCCCGCAGGCCCCTGGACTTATTTCTTAAACTTCGAGCAGGATACGCGCTGGGTCTTCGATCATTTCCTTGATCGCTACCAGGAAGCCAACCGCTTCTTTACCGTCGATCAGACGGTGGTCATAGGACAGCGCCAGGTACATCATCGGCAGGATTTCCACCTTGCCATTTACCGCCATCGGGCGCTCCTGAATCTTGTGCATACCCAGAATTGCGGTTTGCGGCGGGTTCAGGATCGGGGTGGACAGCAGGGAACCGAAGACACCGCCGTTGGTGATAGTGAAGGTACCGCCAGTCATTTCTTCGATAGACAGCTTGCCATCGCGGGCACGTACGCCCAGATCGCGGATATTGTTTTCCATATCCGCCAGACCCATGTTCTCGGCGTTGCGCAGAATCGGCACAACCAAGCCTTTCGGCGAGGAAACCGCTACACCGATATCCTGGTAGCCGTGGTAAACGATATCGTTACCATCGATAGACGCGTTCACCGCTGGGTAGCGTTTCAGTGCTTCTACCGCTGCCTTTACAAAGAAGCCCATAAAGCCCAGGCGGGTGCCGTTGTGGGTCTTTTCGAACAGGTCTTTGTAGTTCTTGCGCAGATCCATCACCGGCTTCATGTTCACCTCGTTAAAGGTGGTGAGCATGGCGGTGGACTGGGAGGCATCCAGCAGGCGCTCAGCAATACGCTTGCGCATGCGGGTCATAGGTACACGCTTCTCTACGCGCTCACCCGGAGCCACTGCCACTTCGGCAACAGCGGCAGGCGCGGTAGCTGCGGGCGCAGTACCGGCTTTCATTACGTCTTCTTTGAGAACGCGACCGCCCTTGCCTGAGCCTTCAACACCGGCCAGGTCAACGCCCTTCTCCGCCGCCATTTTCTTGGCGGACGGCATGGCAATTTTGTCACCGGCAGCGGGCGCTGCAGCTTCAGCGGCAGGCGCTTCGGCTTTTTCTTCCGCCGGGGCGGCACCGGCACCGGCGCCCTCTTCGAACTTGGCGATCACCTCATTGGAGAGAACGGTATCGCCCTCGTCCTTGATGATTTCGGAAAGAGCGCCGTCTGCCGGCGCAACCACTTCCAGTACCACTTTGTCAGTTTCGATATCCACGATCAGTTCATCGCGGGACACGGCTTCGCCGGGTTTCTTGTGCCAGGTGGCGACAGTACCGTCCTGAACGGATTCCGGGAAAGTTGGCGCTTTAATCTCGATCGTCATTTTTCCTGTTTCCTGAGATTGACTCTGCTTTATTTACTGCCGCCCGTTACTTGACGGTCAGCGCCTCGTTGATGAACTTATTCTGTTCTTCTAAGTGTGTGGACATGTAGCCCGCCGCAGGTGCCGCCGATGCCGCACGACCCACGTATTCCAATTCCAGCTTCGGATGGGTTTCCGACAGCAGGCGACGCAGGTGATGCTGGCTGGAGTACCAGGCGCCCTGGTTCATGGGCTCTTCCTGACACCAGCCGACACTCTTGATGTTTTTAAATGCGGACACCGCTTCCACGAACTCTTCGTCGGGGAAGGGGTACAGCTGTTCGATACGCACGAAAGCCACATCTTCCTGCTCGCGCTCCATACGCGCTTCCAGCAGGTGGTAGTACACCTTGCCGGAACACAGGATCAGGCGCTTGACCTTGGCCGGGTCCACACCCTGGTCCTGAATCACATTGTGGAAGCGGCCTTCGGCCAGCTCTTCCAAGCTGGAAGTCGCCAGCTTGTGACGCAGAATCCATTTCGGGCTCATAATCACCAGCGGGCGACGCATCGGGCGTACCGCCTGGCGGCGCAGCAGGTGGAAAATCTGCGCCGGCGTGGTCGCGTTGCACACCTGGATATTGTGCTCGGCACACAGCTGCATAAAGCGTTCGAGGCGCGCGGAGGAGTGCTCCGGGCCCTGGCCTTCGTAACCGTGTGGCAACAACATCACCAGGCCACACATACGGCCCCACTTGTGCTCACCGGAAGTGATGAACTGGTCGATGACTACCTGGGCGCCATTGGCGAAGTCGCCGAACTGGGCCTCCCAAACCACCAGGGACTTGGGCGTAGTGGTCGCATAGCCGTATTCGAAAGCCAGCACGGCCTCCTCGGACAGC encodes:
- the lpdA gene encoding dihydrolipoyl dehydrogenase, with product MSEKFDVIVIGSGPGGYVAAIRAAQLGLKTACIEKWKNKEGKYVNGGTCLNVGCIPSKALLDSSWKYHEAKDALDVHGIEVGKVKMDVSKMIERKGEIVNKLTGGVAGLFTANKVTSIFGTGRLLANKKVEVTDDEGNSTVYEAENVILASGSVPVNIPPAPVDDKIIVDSTGALEFTKVPKRLGVIGAGVIGLELGSVWNRLGSEVVVLEALDKFLSVMDQQVAKESQKILKKQGLDIRLSCRVTGSEVKGDEVVVTYQDKDGKEHQETFDKLIVCVGRRPYTEGLLSEDAGVKMDERGFIYVNDLCMTSAPGVWAVGDVVRGPMLAHKASEEGVVVAERIAGQKPMMNYDVIPNVIYTHPEIAAVGRTEEQVKADGEPYNVGSFPFAINGRAMAANDTQGFVKIIAHAETDRVLGAHIVGPSAADLVQQVAIAMEFGSSAEDIGMTVFAHPTLSETVKEAALGVNGHAIHTVNRKKRK
- the odhB gene encoding 2-oxoglutarate dehydrogenase complex dihydrolipoyllysine-residue succinyltransferase, with the protein product MTIEIKAPTFPESVQDGTVATWHKKPGEAVSRDELIVDIETDKVVLEVVAPADGALSEIIKDEGDTVLSNEVIAKFEEGAGAGAAPAEEKAEAPAAEAAAPAAGDKIAMPSAKKMAAEKGVDLAGVEGSGKGGRVLKEDVMKAGTAPAATAPAAVAEVAVAPGERVEKRVPMTRMRKRIAERLLDASQSTAMLTTFNEVNMKPVMDLRKNYKDLFEKTHNGTRLGFMGFFVKAAVEALKRYPAVNASIDGNDIVYHGYQDIGVAVSSPKGLVVPILRNAENMGLADMENNIRDLGVRARDGKLSIEEMTGGTFTITNGGVFGSLLSTPILNPPQTAILGMHKIQERPMAVNGKVEILPMMYLALSYDHRLIDGKEAVGFLVAIKEMIEDPARILLEV